The Rhizobium rhododendri nucleotide sequence GCAAGGATTGCTAGGTCAAACCTGTCGACCCGCGACGCGAGCATCATCGACAGCAACAGAACAGCAATACCAACAAGATGCGACAGCGGCGGACGGTTGCCGGTGGTCGCCTTGAACCAGAGATTACCGCATAGGAAAATCAGCGGGCCACCGAGGATAGCGCCGGCAACGCCAAGGTCCGCCACATCGTCCGGATGCGTCAGGGCGAGCTTGTTGGCGACCACGGTGACGATGATGCCGGCAAGGATAGGGATATGCGCGTAGGTGAACGCCTGCCTCGCGAGACTGCCGGGCAACTCGGCATGCTCGATCCGATGGGCAGCACGCTCGTGGCCGAACTGGAAGTAGATCCACCACATCGCCACCGTGCCGGCGAAAACGCAAACGAGCATCATCATGCTCTGCGGCACGAGCGGCATCTCGGAGAAGGTCTCCCCGGCCTCGAGAATGGCCTCGCCGAGGCAGATGATGATGAACAGCGCGCAGCGTTCCGCCAGGTGTGCGCCCGAGACGTTCCAGTCCGCAGGCGTCGAGCGCCCGAGGCCCGGCACAATGAAACCGGCAGCCGGTGCTGCATATTCGATCGCCAGTGCTACCAGCCAGCACACCAGCCGTACCTCTCCCTCCTCCAGGCCACCGGCTATCCAGAAGACGCCGGACAACATCAGCCAGACGGTGATGCGCAGGAAATTGCGGTGATTGGAGGGGGCGGCGTGGCGCAGCGCGTAGACCGCGAACAGCGAGCGCCCTA carries:
- a CDS encoding low temperature requirement protein A; amino-acid sequence: MTGRKADGWLRQKGSRNEHRVSFVELFFDLVFVFSISQLAHALYEHFTALGVLQALLLTLAVWWVWIFTTWVTNWLDPDRQPVRVMLFVLMLAGLILSASIPEAFGEKGLMFAGAFVFMQVGRSLFAVYALRHAAPSNHRNFLRITVWLMLSGVFWIAGGLEEGEVRLVCWLVALAIEYAAPAAGFIVPGLGRSTPADWNVSGAHLAERCALFIIICLGEAILEAGETFSEMPLVPQSMMMLVCVFAGTVAMWWIYFQFGHERAAHRIEHAELPGSLARQAFTYAHIPILAGIIVTVVANKLALTHPDDVADLGVAGAILGGPLIFLCGNLWFKATTGNRPPLSHLVGIAVLLLSMMLASRVDRFDLAILATGILVGVALWEFVSLRHSSQTLRQR